Proteins from one Physeter macrocephalus isolate SW-GA chromosome 16, ASM283717v5, whole genome shotgun sequence genomic window:
- the DRD2 gene encoding D(2) dopamine receptor — protein sequence MDPLNLSWYDDDLESRNWSQPFNGSEGKAERPHYNYYAMLLTLLIFVIVFGNVLVCMAVSREKALQTTTNYLIVSLAVADLLVATLVMPWVVYLEVVGEWKFSRIHCDIFITLDVMMCTASILNLCAISIDRYTAVAMPMLYNTRYSSKRRVTVMITIVWVLSFTISCPLLFGLNNTDQNECIIANPAFVVYSSIVSFYVPFLVTLLVYIKIYIVLRRRRKRVNTKRSSRAFRANLKAPLKGNCTHPEDMKLCTVIMKSNGSFPVNRRRVEAARRAQELEMEMLSSTSPPERTRYSPIAPSHHQLTLPDASHHGLHSTPDSPAKPEKNGHAKDHPKIAKIFEIQSMPNGKTRTSLKTMSRRKLSQQKEKKATQMLAIVLGVFIICWLPFFITHILNIHCDCNIPPVLYSAFTWLGYVNSAVNPIIYTTFNIEFRKAFLKILHC from the exons ATGGATCCGCTGAACCTGTCCTGGTACGATGACGATCTGGAGAGCCGGAACTGGAGCCAGCCCTTCAATGGGTCCGAAGGGAAAGCCGAGAGGCCCCACTACAACTACTACGCCATGCTACTCACCCTGCTCATCTTCGTCATCGTCTTCGGCAATGTGCTGGTGTGCATGGCCGTGTCCCGCGAGAAGGCGCTGCAGACCACCACCAACTACCTGATCGTCAGCCTCGCTGTGGCCGACCTCCTGGTGGCCACGCTCGTCATGCCCTGGGTGGTCTACCTGGAG GTGGTGGGGGAGTGGAAATTCAGCAGGATTCACTGTGACATCTTTATCACTCTGGATGTCATGATGTGCACAGCAAGCATCCTGAACCTGTGTGCCATCAGCATCGACAG GTACACAGCCGTGGCCatgcccatgctctacaacacgCGCTACAGCTCCAAGCGCCGAGTCACCGTCATGATCACCATCGTCTGGGTCCTGTCCTTCACCATCTCCTGCCCGCTGCTCTTCGGACTCAACAACACAG ACCAGAACGAATGCATCATCGCCAACCCCGCCTTCGTGGTCTACTCCTCCATCGTCTCCTTCTACGTGCCCTTCCTCGTTACCCTGCTGGTCTACATCAAGATCTACATCGTCCTCCGCAGGCGGCGCAAGCGGGTCAACACTAAGCGCAGCAGCCGGGCTTTCAGGGCCAACCTGAAGGCCCCGCTCAAG GGCAACTGCACTCACCCTGAGGACATGAAACTCTGCACCGTTATCATGAAGTCTAATGGGAGTTTCCCTGTGAACAGGCGGAGAGTG GAGGCTGCCCGCCGAGCCCAGGAACTGGAAATGGAGATGCTCTCCAGCACCAGCCCGCCCGAGAGGACCCGGTACAGCCCCATCGCGCCCAGCCACCACCAGCTGACCCTCCCCGACGCATCCCACCACGGCCTCCACAGCACACCTGACAGCCCTGCCAAACCAGAGAAGAACGGACATGCCAAAGACCACCCCAAGATTGCCAAGATCTTTGAGATCCAGTCCATGCCCAATGGCAAAACCCGGACCTCTCTCAAGACCATGAGCCGCAGGAAGCTCTCCcagcagaaggagaagaaagccaCCCAGATGCTTGCCATTGTTCTCG gcGTGTTCATCATCTGCTGGCTGCCCTTCTTCATCACCCACATCCTGAACATACACTGTGACTGCAACATCCCGCCCGTCCTGTACAGCGCCTTCACATGGCTGGGCTATGTCAACAGCGCCGTGAACCCCATCATCTACACCACCTTCAACATTGAGTTCCGCAAGGCCTTCCTGAAGATCCTACACTGCTGA
- the ANKK1 gene encoding LOW QUALITY PROTEIN: ankyrin repeat and protein kinase domain-containing protein 1 (The sequence of the model RefSeq protein was modified relative to this genomic sequence to represent the inferred CDS: inserted 1 base in 1 codon; substituted 2 bases at 2 genomic stop codons) yields the protein MAAGVKQRLGGLPVFTRDDFEGPWRPVASGGFSQVFQARHKRWRTGYAIKYPRCPQPDTISSDVNCLIEEATKMEKIKFQHIVSIYGVCEQPLCIVMEFMANGSLEKMLPTHSLCWQLKFHIIHETGLAMNFLHSINPPLLHLDLKPGNILLDSHMHVKIRTLVSDFGLSKWMEQSAQMQYIKRSALQGTLSYXPPEMCLESNTGPGPKYDVYSFGIVIREILTQKKPYSGFNMMTITVRGAAGLRPSLQPVSDEWPAEAQQMVDLMRRCCDQDPKKRRCFPDITVETDMLLSLLQSPVTDPESEALARKVSCTACLRRPREVSEEISQELTDSDSGDYLKRVLPLSDSESLLLSDEQLGIRENKVTALHFLVAQGLLERVRLLLVQEVDVDCQTACGYTPLLIATRDRHHDLCALLLKHGADANLVDEDGRAPLHFAAQNGADRAARLLLDHGARVDGQEHEGWTPLHLAAQNNFENGARLLVSHQADPNLQEAEGKTPVHVAAYFGHVSLIKLPTGQGAELDARQRNLRTPLHLAVKRGKVRALQHLLKSGAAADALDQRGHSPLHIATARGKYLIGKMLLRYGASLELPTHQGWTPLHLAACKGHLEIIHLLAESHADVAAPGGMSXTPLHLAARHGAEVVVSALLQCGADPNAPEQSGWTPLHPAVQRGVISLLEHHADVHARNKVGWTPAHLAALKGDMAILRVLVKAGAQLDTQDRVGCTPLQLALWSXKQGIVAFLEGKEPSLAILSGAEPGAQMEV from the exons CTCTGATGTTAATTGCCTCATTGAAGAAGCAACCAAAATGGAGAAGATCAAGTTTCAGCACATAGTGTCCATCTACGGGGTATGCGAGCAGCCCCTGTGTATTGTGATGGAGTTCATGGCCAACGGCTCCCTGGAGAAGATGCTGCCCACCCACAGCCTCTGCTGGCAGCTCAAGTTCCACATCATCCATGAGACCGGCTTGGCCATGAACTTCCTCCACAGCATTAACCCACCACTGCTCCACCTGGACCTCAAGCCAGGCAACATCCtcctggacagccacatgcatgTCAAGATAAGGACCCTA GTTTCAGACTTCGGCCTGTCCAAGTGGATGGAACAGTCGGCCCAGATGCAGTACATCAAGAGGTCAGCTCTGCAGGGCACCCTCAGCT ATCCCCCCGAGATGTGTCTGGAGAGCAACACGGGCCCAGGGCCCAAATACGATGTGTACAG CTTCGGGATTGTCATCAGGGAGATCCTCACTCAGAAGAAACCGTATTCAG GCTTCAACATGATGACCATTACGGTGAGAGGGGCCGCAGGCCTGCGGCCCTCCCTGCAGCCTGTCTCTGATGAGTGGCCGGCTGAGGCCCAGCAGATGGTGGACCTGATGAGGCGCTGTTGCGACCAGGACCCCAAGAAGAGGCGCTGCTTTCCAG ACATCACGGTGGAGACAGACATGCTGCTGTCCCTGCTCCAGAGTCCTGTGACTGACCCAGAGAGCGAGGCCCTGGCCAGGAAGGTGTCCTGCACAGCGTGTCTGCGCCGGCCCCGGGAG gtcagTGAGGAGATCAGCCAGGAGCTAACAGACAGCG actcaggagacTACTTGAAGCGGGTCCTGCCTCTCTCAGACAGCGAGAGCCTGCTGCTGAGCGATGAGCAGCTGGGCATCCGTGAGAACAAGGTTACTGCCCTCCACTTCCTGGTGGCTCAGGGCCTCCTGGAGCGGGTGAGGCTTCTGCTGGTCCAGGAGGTCGACGTGGACTGCCAGACGGCCTGCGGCTACACTCCCCTCCTCATCGCCACCCGGGACCGGCACCACGACCTCTGCGCCCTGCTCCTGAAGCACGGTGCCGACGCCAACCTGGTGGACGAGGACGGCCGGGCCCCGCTGCACTTCGCGGCCCAGAATGGGGCCGACCGCGCTGCCCGCCTCCTACTGGACCACGGGGCCCGTGTGGATGGCCAGGAGCACGAGGGGTGGACCCCGCTCCACCTGGCTGCGCAGAACAACTTTGAGAATGGGGCACGGCTTCTGGTCTCCCATCAAGCTGACCCCAACCTGCAGGAGGCTGAGGGCAAGACCCCTGTCCACGTGGCCGCCTACTTTGGCCATGTCAGCCTGATCAAGCTGCCGACGGGCCAGGGGGCTGAGCTGGATGCTCGGCAGAGAAACCTGAGGACACCACTGCACCTGGCGGTGAAGCGAGGCAAAGTGAGGGCCCTCCAGCACCTATTAAAGAGTGGGGCGGCCGCTGATGCCCTTGACCAGAGAGGCCACAGCCCACTGCACATCGCCACCGCCAGGGGCAAGTACCTTATCGGCAAGATGCTGCTCAGGTACGGCGCCAGCCTCGAGCTGCCGACCCACCAGGGCTGGACGCCCCTGCATCTAGCAGCCTGCAAGGGCCACCTGGAGATCATCCACCTGCTGGCTGAGAGCCACGCAGATGTGGCGGCTCCCGGAGGCATGAGCTAGACCCCCCTGCACCTGGCTGCCCGTCATGGGGCAGAGGTGGTGGTGTCCGCACTGCTGCAGTGTGGGGCTGACCCCAATGCTCCCGAGCAGTCAGGCTGGACGCCCCTCCACCCGGCAGTCCAGAGGGGGGTCATCAGCCTCCTGGAGCACCATGCAGATGTCCATGCCCGCAACAAGGTGGGCTGGACACCTGCCCACCTGGCCGCCCTCAAGGGCGACATGGCCATCCTCAGAGTGCTGGTCAAGGCCGGTGCCCAGCTGGACACCCAGGACAGGGTAGGCTGCACGCCTCTGCAGCTGGCCCTCTGGAGCTAAAAGCAGGGCATTGTCGCCTTCCTAGAGGGCAAGGAGCCCTCACTGGCCATTCTGTCCGGGGCTGAGCCTGGAGCCCAGATGGAAGTTTAG